The following are encoded together in the Dyella terrae genome:
- the murG gene encoding undecaprenyldiphospho-muramoylpentapeptide beta-N-acetylglucosaminyltransferase translates to MTEQRPVLIMAGGTGGHIFPGLAVAEALRAQGVPVVWLGAEGGMETKVVPAHGIELVTVPVGGLRGKGLKTRLMAPLMLARALFSSLSALRRIKPRSVLSMGGYVAGPGGVAARMTHLPLLVHEQNRVAGFTNRKLAGHAQRVLEGFSDTLPNAEWVGNPVRSAIAALPAPRERMAGREGRPRLLVLGGSLGARALNIALPQSLALMSPAQRPEVLHQCGSRGIDEARAAYAKAGVEAQIVPFIEDMAGTYAWADLAVCRAGALTLAELTAAGLGAMLVPFPYAVDDHQTRNAEALVAAHAAELIQEKDLDVQQLAQRLEALLDDRERMIAMGEAARTLAKPDAAEVIARACVEVAA, encoded by the coding sequence ATGACTGAGCAGCGACCCGTGCTGATCATGGCTGGCGGTACCGGCGGCCATATCTTTCCTGGCCTTGCCGTGGCCGAGGCGCTGCGTGCACAGGGCGTTCCTGTGGTTTGGTTGGGCGCAGAAGGCGGCATGGAAACCAAGGTGGTGCCAGCGCACGGCATTGAACTGGTGACCGTGCCGGTTGGCGGCTTGCGCGGCAAGGGCTTGAAGACGCGCCTGATGGCGCCGCTGATGCTGGCGCGAGCGCTGTTCTCTTCGTTGTCCGCATTGCGCAGGATCAAGCCGCGTAGCGTGCTGTCGATGGGTGGCTACGTGGCCGGTCCTGGTGGTGTGGCGGCACGCATGACTCATCTTCCGCTGCTGGTGCACGAACAGAACCGCGTCGCGGGCTTCACCAATCGCAAACTCGCGGGTCACGCGCAGCGCGTGTTGGAAGGCTTCAGCGATACATTGCCCAATGCCGAATGGGTGGGCAACCCGGTGCGTAGCGCCATTGCCGCCTTGCCGGCGCCGCGCGAACGCATGGCCGGTCGCGAGGGCCGTCCACGCCTGTTGGTGTTGGGTGGCAGTCTCGGTGCACGCGCGCTCAACATCGCCCTGCCGCAGTCGCTGGCGCTGATGTCGCCCGCGCAGCGTCCGGAAGTGTTGCACCAGTGCGGCAGCCGCGGTATCGACGAAGCACGCGCGGCCTATGCCAAGGCCGGCGTCGAGGCACAGATCGTGCCCTTCATCGAAGACATGGCCGGCACGTACGCGTGGGCTGACCTGGCCGTCTGCCGTGCAGGCGCGCTGACGTTGGCCGAACTCACGGCTGCCGGGCTCGGCGCCATGCTCGTGCCGTTCCCTTATGCGGTGGATGACCACCAGACCCGCAATGCGGAGGCGCTGGTCGCCGCGCATGCGGCCGAATTGATTCAGGAGAAGGATCTGGACGTACAGCAGTTGGCGCAGCGCCTGGAAGCGTTGTTGGATGATCGCGAGCGCATGATCGCGATGGGTGAGGCTGCGCGCACGCTGGCCAAGCCCGACGCGGCGGAAGTGATCGCCCGTGCCTGCGTGGAGGTGGCCGCATGA
- the murC gene encoding UDP-N-acetylmuramate--L-alanine ligase, with product MTPRRLLAHEDLMTTFRRVHFIGIGGVGMSGIAEVLHNLGYAVSGSDRSNSPTAQRLASLGIVVHVGHEAGHIGDADVVVTSSAIRSDNPELQAARAARIPVVPRAEMLGELMRFRRGIAIAGTHGKTTTTSLVASVLAEANYDPTFVIGGQLNAAGANARLGTGQYIVAEADESDGSFLMLSPVIAAITNIDADHLENYNNDFAQVKKAFDDFLHRLPFYGLAVLCVDDPEVAALAKSTTRRVMTYGIDTQDADVRASNLSQHGFEMHFDLWLPGRNDALHIKLNLPGNHNVLNALAAATIGWQLGVEAEAIAHALQNFQGVGRRFHRRGEIALDKGSVLLVDDYGHHPRELAAVFAAARGGWPDRRLVVGFQPHRYSRTRDLLDDFANVLAEADVLVLTEIYAAGEAPIAGADGRALARAVRARGKVDPVLIDHPRDLKDTLPALLRDGDLLLLLGAGDIGAAAVELANAGNLRTNK from the coding sequence ATGACGCCGCGCCGCCTGCTTGCGCACGAAGACCTGATGACCACCTTCCGCCGCGTGCACTTCATCGGTATTGGCGGTGTAGGCATGAGTGGCATCGCCGAAGTGCTGCACAACCTTGGCTATGCCGTGTCGGGCTCTGATCGCTCTAACTCGCCGACGGCACAGCGCTTGGCGAGCCTGGGTATCGTCGTCCACGTGGGTCACGAGGCCGGGCACATTGGCGACGCCGATGTCGTGGTCACGTCCAGCGCCATCCGTTCGGACAACCCGGAACTGCAAGCCGCGCGTGCCGCGCGTATACCGGTGGTTCCGCGCGCGGAGATGCTGGGCGAACTGATGCGCTTCCGTCGCGGTATCGCCATCGCGGGCACGCATGGCAAGACCACCACCACCAGTCTCGTCGCCAGCGTGCTGGCGGAAGCCAACTACGATCCGACGTTCGTGATCGGCGGCCAGCTCAATGCCGCAGGCGCGAATGCGCGCTTGGGCACGGGCCAGTACATCGTCGCCGAAGCCGATGAGTCGGACGGATCGTTCCTGATGTTGTCGCCGGTGATTGCCGCGATCACCAACATCGATGCGGATCACCTCGAGAACTACAACAACGACTTCGCGCAGGTAAAGAAGGCGTTTGACGACTTCCTACATCGCTTGCCGTTCTATGGCCTTGCCGTGCTGTGCGTGGATGATCCGGAAGTGGCCGCGCTGGCCAAGTCCACCACCCGCCGCGTGATGACCTATGGCATCGATACCCAGGATGCCGACGTGCGCGCGAGCAACCTCTCGCAGCATGGTTTCGAGATGCATTTCGACCTGTGGCTGCCGGGCCGCAACGACGCATTGCACATCAAGCTCAACCTGCCGGGCAATCACAACGTGCTCAACGCACTGGCTGCAGCCACCATTGGTTGGCAGCTGGGCGTGGAGGCCGAGGCGATTGCGCATGCGTTGCAGAACTTCCAGGGCGTAGGCCGTCGCTTCCACCGTCGTGGCGAGATCGCGCTGGACAAGGGCTCGGTGCTGTTGGTCGACGACTACGGCCATCACCCGCGCGAGCTCGCTGCCGTGTTTGCGGCTGCGCGTGGCGGTTGGCCAGATCGCCGCCTAGTGGTCGGCTTCCAGCCGCATCGCTACAGCCGCACGCGCGACCTTCTGGACGATTTCGCCAACGTATTGGCCGAGGCCGACGTGCTGGTGCTGACGGAAATCTATGCGGCGGGCGAAGCGCCGATTGCTGGTGCCGATGGCCGCGCGCTGGCGCGCGCCGTGCGTGCACGCGGCAAGGTTGATCCGGTGCTGATTGATCATCCTCGCGACTTGAAGGACACACTGCCCGCGCTTCTGCGCGACGGCGATCTATTGCTGT